A single region of the Salvia miltiorrhiza cultivar Shanhuang (shh) chromosome 8, IMPLAD_Smil_shh, whole genome shotgun sequence genome encodes:
- the LOC130997232 gene encoding NF-X1-type zinc finger protein NFXL1, whose protein sequence is MSSEQNRRRENINFRPRNNNSSRNNRREWVPRGTAPVVAVVQVPPTSADSADQNEIGNGGALVDRPVHPVVPNRNRTHGASRGNPGHRHVVQREKEKVEKKHFRDDNVRMMKGVNIPQLVQEIQDKLTKGSVECMICYDMVRRSAPVWSCSSCYSIFHLNCIKKWARAPTSVDLMAEKNQGTNWRCPGCQSVQLMSAKEIRYICFCGKRPDPPSDLYLTPHSCGEPCGKPLERELPGSGMSDEDICPHVCVLQCHPGPCPPCKAFAPPRRCPCGKKVITTRCSDRKSVLTCGKRCDKLLDCGRHSCERVCHIGPCDPCQVLVNASCFCRKKVEVLLCGDMAVKGEIKDQDGLFSCNLACENKLNCGNHICPEVCHPGPCGECELLPGKIKACCCGKTSLNEERQNCLDPIPTCTQNCGKTLPCKLHNCQSVCHSGPCPPCNVLVTQKCRCGSTSRTVECYRTALDGEKFTCDRPCGRKKSCGRHRCSERCCPLSNSSSSSMADGDPHLCTMPCEKKLRCGQHSCISLCHSGHCPPCLETIFTDLTCACGRTSIPPPLPCGTPPPSCQYPCSVPQPCGHPSSHSCHFGDCPPCTVPIPKECVGGHVVLRSIPCGSKDIRCNKLCGKTRQCGLHACSRTCHPPPCDSSAAPSTSLRTSCRQTCGAPRRDCRHTCTAICHPATPCPDVRCEFPVTITCSCGRVNATVPCDAGGSSGGYTADTVLEASIIQKLPLPLQPVEENGEKTPLGSRKLMCDDECAKVERKKVLADAFGVTPPTLDTLHFGDTASVSEVLSDLLRRDPKWVLSVEERCRYLVLGRGRGGINALKVHVFCVMTKEKRDAVRLVAERWKLSVNAAGWEPKRFIIVHVTPKSKAPARMLGVKSCNPGNMLQPPIFDPVVDMDPRLVVALFDLPREADVSALVLRFGGECELVWLNDKNALAVFSDPGRAATAMRRLDQGSVYYGAVAVPQNGGASVATSGASAWGSSAASKDPASGAALKGNPWKKVVLQESEYKESSWGAEEWSVNAADPKLHHWKDKEAPTASSSNRWSVLQSGSTSKSSDASAKIEKQAETPNVSASKGEESSLNAAPLQPEGMSNSMSGDVVDDWEKAYD, encoded by the coding sequence ATGAGCTCGGAGCAAAATAGACGGAGGGAGAACATTAATTTTCGGCCTAGAAACAACAATTCTTCGCGGAACAACCGTCGCGAGTGGGTCCCTCGGGGCACTGCGCCTGTTGTTGCCGTCGTGCAAGTTCCACCAACTAGTGCTGATAGTGCTGACCAGAATGAGATTGGAAATGGTGGGGCCTTGGTCGATAGGCCCGTTCATCCGGTTGTTCCGAACCGGAATAGGACCCATGGTGCATCAAGAGGAAACCCTGGCCACCGGCATGTTGTGCAAAGGGAGAAAGAGAAGGTGGAGAAGAAGCATTTTCGTGACGACAATGTCAGGATGATGAAGGGGGTTAACATACCCCAACTTGTGCAGGAAATTCAGGATAAGCTTACCAAGGGATCTGTTGAGTGCATGATCTGTTATGACATGGTTCGAAGGTCTGCACCCGTTTGGTCGTGCTCCAGCTGCTATTCGATTTTTCACCTGAATTGCATAAAGAAATGGGCAAGAGCTCCAACTTCTGTTGATTTGATGGCTGAGAAGAATCAGGGTACTAATTGGCGTTGCCCTGGATGCCAATCGGTGCAGCTTATGTCAGCTAAGGAGATTCGGTACATCTGCTTTTGTGGGAAGAGACCAGACCCGCCTTCGGATTTATATTTGACTCCGCACTCTTGTGGAGAGCCCTGCGGGAAACCACTGGAAAGAGAGCTTCCTGGTAGTGGCATGAGTGATGAGGATATATGTCCTCATGTTTGTGTACTGCAGTGCCATCCAGGGCCTTGCCCTCCTTGTAAGGCCTTTGCTCCTCCTCGTAGGTGCCCTTGTGGGAAGAAAGTTATTACCACGAGATGCTCCGATCGGAAGTCTGTTCTCACTTGTGGGAAGAGGTGTGATAAGCTTCTTGACTGTGGTCGGCATTCCTGTGAAAGAGTCTGTCATATCGGGCCATGTGATCCTTGCCAGGTCCTTGTCAATGCTTCTTGTTTCTGTAGGAAAAAGGTTGAGGTTCTTCTTTGTGGAGATATGGCTGTCAAGGGAGAAATCAAGGACCAAGATGGTTTATTCTCATGCAACTTGGCTTGtgagaataaattgaattgtGGAAACCATATCTGCCCAGAAGTTTGTCATCCAGGCCCATGCGGGGAATGTGAGCTGCTGCCAGGAAAGATTAAGGCATGCTGCTGTGGTAAGACTAGCTTGAATGAGGAAAGACAAAATTGTTTGGATCCAATTCCAACTTGCACGCAGAATTGTGGCAAGACCCTGCCTTGCAAGTTGCATAACTGTCAGAGTGTGTGCCATTCAGGGCCGTGTCCACCCTGTAATGTGCTTGTTACCCAAAAGTGTCGGTGTGGGTCAACCTCTCGAACTGTAGAGTGCTACAGAACTGCTTTAGACGGTGAAAAATTTACTTGTGATAGACCTTGTGGCCGGAAGAAAAGCTGTGGCAGGCATCGGTGCAGTGAGCGTTGCTGTCCTCTTTCTAATTCCTCGAGTTCTTCCATGGCTGATGGAGATCCACATTTGTGCACAATGCCATGTGAGAAGAAGCTGCGGTGTGGTCAGCATTCTTGCATATCACTGTGTCACAGTGGTCATTGTCCTCCTTGCCTGGAGACAATTTTCACCGACTTGACTTGTGCTTGTGGTCGAACTTCTATTCCTCCTCCTTTGCCCTGTGGTACACCTCCACCTTCATGTCAGTACCCTTGCTCAGTTCCTCAGCCTTGTGGTCATCCATCTTCACACAGCTGCCACTTTGGGGACTGTCCACCTTGCACAGTTCCTATCCCCAAGGAGTGTGTGGGTGGACATGTAGTTCTTCGAAGTATCCCTTGTGGATCAAAAGATATTAGATGCAATAAACTATGTGGAAAGACGAGGCAGTGTGGTCTACATGCATGCTCCAGAACTTGTCACCCACCCCCATGTGATTCTTCTGCTGCACCAAGTACGAGTTTGAGAACATCTTGTAGGCAGACATGCGGTGCTCCAAGGAGAGATTGTAGGCATACTTGCACAGCTATTTGTCACCCAGCCACTCCCTGTCCTGATGTAAGGTGCGAATTTCCCGTCACAATCACTTGCTCCTGTGGCCGAGTAAATGCAACAGTTCCTTGTGATGCTGGTGGCAGCAGTGGAGGATATACTGCTGATACAGTTCTTGAAGCTTCTATAATACAAAAGTTGCCGCTGCCTCTACAACCTGTTGAAGAAAATGGCGAGAAAACTCCACTTGGTTCGAGGAAGCTAATGTGTGATGATGAATGCGCAAAAGTGGAGCGCAAAAAGGTTCTTGCTGATGCTTTTGGTGTCACTCCCCCGACCTTGGACACACTTCACTTTGGTGATACTGCATCTGTGTCTGAAGTGCTTTCTGACCTCCTGAGGCGTGACCCTAAGTGGGTCTTGTCCGTGGAAGAGAGATGCAGGTATCTGGTCCTTGGTAGGGGCAGGGGCGGGATAAACGCCCTTAAAGTCCATGTGTTCTGTGTGATGACAAAGGAAAAAAGAGATGCAGTGAGGCTGGTAGCAGAAAGGTGGAAACTTTCAGTGAATGCAGCTGGATGGGAGCCGAAGAGATTTATCATTGTTCATGTCACGCCCAAGTCAAAAGCCCCAGCTCGTATGCTTGGTGTTAAGTCCTGCAATCCTGGTAACATGTTGCAACCACCGATTTTTGATCCCGTGGTAGACATGGATCCCCGGCTTGTTGTGGCCTTATTTGATTTACCTAGGGAAGCTGACGTGAGTGCGCTGGTGTTGAGGTTCGGTGGGGAATGCGAGCTGGTTTGGTTGAACGATAAGAATGCATTAGCTGTGTTCAGTGATCCAGGGAGGGCAGCAACTGCTATGAGGAGATTGGATCAGGGGTCTGTGTATTACGGCGCCGTTGCAGTTCCTCAGAATGGCGGGGCCTCGGTAGCAACTTCGGGCGCTAGTGCATGGGGATCTTCTGCAGCATCCAAAGATCCTGCATcgggagcagcactgaaagggAATCCTTGGAAGAAGGTTGTACTGCAGGAGTCTGAGTATAAGGAGAGTTCGTGGGGTGCTGAGGAGTGGTCTGTTAACGCTGCTGATCCCAAATTGCATCACTGGAAAGATAAAGAAGCTCCAACTGCTTCTTCAAGCAACCGCTGGAGTGTCCTGCAATCAGGTAGCACTTCAAAATCATCCGATGCTTCTGCGAAGATCGAGAAACAGGCAGAAACTCCTAACGTGTCTGCTTCGAAGGGAGAGGAGTCTAGCTTGAATGCTGCACCATTGCAGCCGGAAGGCATGAGCAACAGCATGTCTGGTGATGTGGTGGACGATTGGGAAAAGGCCTATGATTGA
- the LOC130998237 gene encoding uncharacterized protein LOC130998237: MAENQESTKLSNEKRNQIAHWLLQRSSNGKCNYGAKKEAANIFKTSERTVYTIWKEAAAQQAVGIPIALKNMKKGSTHKDKWKLDAEKVKNLSVLQRSSIRVMACSLGVSKSLLHNWVKSKELRPHTNSIKPFLTPQNKKARLQWSLSQLSDVSEMGMRKFQTMFNTIHIDEKWFYLTKTKDRYYLLPNEKEPYRTCKSKRFIHKIMFLSAIARPIIDEQGNVLFDEKLGIFPFTNVEEAKRNSKNRAKGTMEVKPIPNITKNIMRDCMIAKILKAKGDNNYTIPHMNKERLERAGILPETLQVEELLVQECVEYLQGLQDYGSNEEAAQQTMEEEEMQQIMEGFMHVQIN, translated from the exons ATGGCAGAAAATCAGGAAAGCACTAAACTATCAAATGAAAAAAGGAACCAGATTGCACACTGGTTGTTGCAACGTAGTTCGAACGGCAAATGCAACTACGGGGCGAAGAAGGAGGCCGCCAACATCTTCAAAACAAGTGAAAGGACCGTTTACACAATCTGGAAAGAAGCAGCCGCGCAGCAAGCCGTAGGTATACCTATAGCATTAAAGAACATGAAAAAAGGATCAACTCACAAAGACAAGTGGAAACTCGATGCAGAAAAGGTAAAAAATCTAAGTGTTCTACAAAGATCATCAATTAGAGTGATGGCATGTTCATTAGGTGTTAGTAAGTCACTTCTTCACAATTGGGTGAAAAGCAAGGAACTTAGACCACATACCAATTCCATCAAGCCGTTCTTAACTCCTCAAAACAAAAAAGCAAGGCTGCAATGGAGCCTATCACAGCTTAGTGATGTGAGTGAGATGGGAATGAGGAAATTCCAAACGATGTTCAACACTATACACATAGACGAGAAGTGGTTTTACCTAACCAAAACTAAGGATAGGTATTACCTTTTGCCGAATGAGAAGGAACCTTATAGAACTTGCAAAAGTAAGAGATTTATTCACAAAATCATGTTTCTATCTGCAATTGCACGCCCAATCATAGATGAACAGGGGAATGTGCTTTTTGATGAAAAATTGGGCATCTTTCCATTCACAAATGTAGAGGAAGCAAAAAGAAACTCAAAGAATAGAGCAAAAGGCACTATGGAGGTTAAACCAATACCAAACATCACAAAGAACATCATGAGGGACTGCATGATCGCTAAG ATACTCAAAGCTAAAGGGGATAACAACTACACAATCCCTCATATGAATAAAGAAAGATTGGAAAGAGCAGGCATTCTACCAGAAACTCTACAAGTTGAAGAACTCTTAGTGCAGGAGTGTGTGGAGTACCTACAGGGTCTACAAGATTATGGCAGCAATGAGGAGGCAGCACAACAAACCATGGAGGAAGAAGAGATGCAACAAATCATGGAGGGGTTCATGCATGTGCAAATCAATTAG